Proteins from a genomic interval of Amycolatopsis sp. cg13:
- a CDS encoding NAD(P)-dependent oxidoreductase, producing the protein MSKLVVFGATGFAGGRITDEALRRGHSVTGVARKAEGLPSGVEARSGSMHDADFVASVAKGADVLVIATPGRADDEGRRLVDALPTLVEAARANGARLAIVGGAGSLRVSEDGPRVIDTPEFPEEYKPEAGSHVLVLEALRELPADVDWFYVSPAAEFGSWIPGERTGKFRLGGDVLVSDAEGRSHISGADLAIAFLDEIEEPKHSRARFTLAY; encoded by the coding sequence ATGAGCAAGCTGGTGGTGTTCGGCGCAACGGGATTCGCCGGCGGCCGGATCACCGACGAGGCGCTGCGGCGCGGGCACTCCGTGACCGGGGTCGCGCGCAAGGCCGAGGGCTTGCCCTCCGGTGTCGAGGCGCGGTCGGGGTCGATGCACGACGCGGACTTCGTCGCTTCGGTGGCCAAGGGCGCGGACGTGCTCGTGATCGCGACGCCGGGCCGCGCGGACGACGAGGGCCGTCGCCTGGTGGACGCTCTGCCGACGCTGGTGGAAGCGGCCCGGGCGAACGGCGCGCGGCTGGCGATTGTCGGCGGCGCCGGTTCGTTGCGGGTCAGCGAAGACGGGCCGCGCGTGATCGACACCCCGGAGTTCCCGGAGGAGTACAAGCCGGAGGCGGGCAGCCATGTCCTCGTCCTGGAGGCGCTGCGCGAGCTTCCCGCGGATGTCGACTGGTTCTACGTCAGCCCGGCGGCCGAGTTCGGTTCCTGGATCCCTGGTGAGCGCACGGGCAAGTTCCGTCTCGGCGGCGACGTGCTGGTCAGCGACGCCGAGGGGCGGTCGCACATCAGCGGTGCGGACTTGGCGATCGCGTTCTTGGACGAGATTGAGGAGCCGAAGCACTCGCGGGCGCGGTTCACGTTGGCTTACTGA
- a CDS encoding esterase/lipase family protein, translating into MRLRIVLAAAALLTAAFASPATAATAGGVNDPACRPSAAHPRPVVFLHGLGATSYEDLNYLQDHVAAKGYCTFSRTYGAYPQFPVVGGLRPIADSATEIKQFIGEVLTETGAAQVDLVGHSEGGFQSLYVTKTQGIADRIGSVVSIAPPTHGTTFAGLTKLAYLLGARDEVGKALTAFGCPACDNLITDGSAVQTLTNGPIAQPGVRYTVLTSRFDELVTPTETSFVREPGVTNEYVQDTCPFDPVGHIGEAYDLNVWNLVTNALDPAHAEKFLCTAGSPG; encoded by the coding sequence ATGAGGTTGCGCATCGTCCTGGCCGCCGCGGCATTGCTGACCGCCGCGTTCGCCTCCCCAGCCACCGCCGCCACGGCAGGCGGCGTCAACGATCCCGCGTGCCGGCCGAGCGCGGCGCATCCGCGTCCGGTGGTGTTCCTGCACGGACTCGGCGCGACGTCCTATGAGGACTTGAACTATCTGCAGGATCACGTCGCGGCCAAGGGATACTGCACCTTCAGCCGAACCTACGGCGCGTACCCGCAGTTCCCGGTCGTCGGCGGACTCCGCCCGATCGCCGACTCCGCAACGGAAATCAAGCAGTTCATCGGCGAAGTACTGACCGAAACCGGTGCGGCGCAAGTGGATCTGGTCGGCCACTCCGAGGGCGGCTTCCAATCCCTGTACGTCACGAAGACGCAAGGCATCGCGGACCGCATCGGCTCCGTGGTGTCGATCGCGCCGCCCACGCACGGCACCACGTTCGCCGGGCTGACGAAGCTGGCGTATCTGCTGGGCGCGCGCGACGAGGTCGGCAAGGCGCTCACCGCGTTCGGCTGCCCGGCTTGCGACAACCTGATCACCGACGGCAGCGCGGTCCAGACGCTCACGAACGGTCCCATCGCGCAGCCCGGCGTGCGCTACACCGTGCTCACATCGCGGTTCGACGAACTGGTCACGCCCACCGAAACGTCCTTCGTGCGCGAGCCGGGCGTCACGAACGAATACGTCCAGGACACCTGCCCGTTCGACCCCGTCGGACACATCGGCGAGGCCTACGACCTCAACGTCTGGAACCTGGTCACCAACGCGCTCGACCCGGCGCACGCCGAGAAATTCCTTTGCACCGCCGGATCCCCCGGCTGA
- a CDS encoding TetR/AcrR family transcriptional regulator encodes MTGRTRPTRAETRRRILDAAFAVFGEQGIAATKLTEVAAAAGLTKGAVYSSFASKDELVLALMEEHAAHRLEASLASFAEADDGGAGLANVAAVLMYEMRADAVWHRLLAEFFAMAHQDDRRRDALRRRRREVRDTIARALNRLAEGLDLELPLPAEEFAVVLLALSNGLAVEADIDDEAVPDGLLGKVLTLIAGDAVAKVQAASDLAAQPPPERKSPASPRKR; translated from the coding sequence ATGACCGGCCGGACGCGGCCGACGCGGGCGGAGACCCGGCGGCGCATCCTCGACGCGGCCTTCGCCGTGTTCGGGGAACAAGGCATCGCCGCGACGAAACTGACCGAGGTCGCCGCGGCGGCCGGGCTGACGAAGGGCGCGGTCTACTCGAGTTTCGCGTCTAAAGACGAGCTGGTGCTGGCGTTGATGGAAGAGCACGCCGCGCACCGCCTCGAGGCGAGCCTGGCGAGTTTCGCCGAAGCGGACGACGGCGGCGCGGGGCTCGCGAACGTCGCCGCGGTGCTGATGTACGAAATGCGCGCCGACGCGGTGTGGCACCGGTTGCTGGCCGAGTTTTTCGCGATGGCGCACCAAGACGACCGGCGGCGCGACGCATTGCGCCGGCGCCGCCGGGAGGTTCGCGACACGATCGCGCGTGCGTTGAACCGGCTCGCCGAGGGGTTGGACCTCGAACTTCCTTTGCCTGCCGAGGAATTCGCCGTCGTGCTGCTCGCGTTGAGCAACGGTTTGGCTGTGGAAGCCGACATCGACGACGAAGCTGTGCCAGACGGTCTACTCGGCAAGGTGCTGACACTCATCGCTGGCGACGCCGTCGCGAAGGTGCAGGCGGCTAGCGACCTCGCAGCTCAGCCACCACCGGAGCGAAAGTCTCCAGCATCGCCTCGAAAACGGTGA
- a CDS encoding TIGR03621 family F420-dependent LLM class oxidoreductase, with amino-acid sequence MGKFEFGVSLRLTADGAEWTEKCRRAEELGYDHLTVPDHLGPGRLSPFPALTAAAAVTERVRVGTLVSNVPFYNLALFARDVATTNKLTQGRFELGLGSGHMKHEFDDAGLPWRKAADRITYLTEGLAELRTRVEDEGGMPKLLIAGNSDGVLKLAAEQADIAGFAGLRQDRGRPPGTFVLDNDVTMDERVAYFRSLAGDREIDYNMLIQRVVVTDDRRQAAAEWHAETEERSAADVDELLKAPQLLFGTVDEMVQQLIAHRERYGFSYFTVFEAMLETFAPVVAELRGR; translated from the coding sequence ATGGGGAAATTCGAATTCGGCGTCAGCCTGCGGCTCACGGCCGACGGCGCTGAGTGGACCGAAAAATGCCGGCGCGCCGAGGAACTCGGTTACGACCACCTGACCGTGCCCGACCATCTCGGGCCGGGGCGGTTGTCTCCGTTCCCCGCGCTCACGGCCGCCGCCGCGGTGACCGAGCGGGTGCGGGTCGGCACCTTGGTGTCCAATGTGCCCTTCTACAACCTGGCGCTCTTCGCCCGCGATGTCGCCACCACCAACAAACTCACCCAAGGCCGCTTCGAACTCGGGCTCGGCTCGGGCCACATGAAACACGAGTTCGACGACGCCGGGCTTCCGTGGCGCAAAGCCGCCGACCGGATCACGTACCTCACCGAAGGTCTCGCCGAACTGCGCACGCGCGTCGAGGACGAGGGCGGTATGCCGAAGCTGCTGATCGCGGGCAACAGCGACGGCGTGCTGAAGCTCGCGGCGGAACAGGCGGACATCGCCGGGTTCGCCGGTCTCCGCCAGGATCGCGGGCGTCCGCCGGGCACGTTCGTGCTCGACAACGACGTGACGATGGACGAACGGGTCGCGTATTTCCGTTCCCTCGCAGGGGATCGCGAGATCGACTACAACATGCTGATCCAGCGCGTCGTGGTCACCGATGATCGCCGCCAGGCCGCCGCGGAATGGCACGCCGAGACCGAGGAACGCAGCGCTGCGGACGTCGACGAGTTGCTCAAAGCGCCGCAGCTGCTCTTCGGCACAGTGGACGAAATGGTGCAGCAGCTGATCGCCCACCGCGAACGGTACGGCTTCTCCTACTTCACCGTTTTCGAGGCGATGCTGGAGACTTTCGCTCCGGTGGTGGCTGAGCTGCGAGGTCGCTAG
- a CDS encoding pyridoxamine 5'-phosphate oxidase family protein, which translates to MVLSIEEREQFLAEPHIGALAVVERPDRAPLTVPIWYQYTPGGELWVITEPNSRKAKAIEAAGRFSLMVQRLEPTVRYVSVEGPVVRTRPGSYELTWEMASRYLPADKVAGYVEYERTQLGEHMAIHMRPERWLSSDMGAV; encoded by the coding sequence ATGGTGTTGTCGATTGAAGAACGGGAACAGTTTCTGGCCGAACCGCACATCGGCGCGCTCGCCGTGGTCGAGCGCCCCGACCGCGCGCCGCTGACGGTGCCCATCTGGTACCAGTACACCCCGGGCGGCGAGCTGTGGGTGATCACGGAACCGAACTCGCGCAAGGCAAAGGCGATCGAGGCGGCGGGCCGGTTCAGCCTGATGGTGCAACGTCTCGAACCGACGGTGCGGTACGTCTCGGTGGAGGGCCCGGTGGTGCGGACGCGGCCGGGCAGCTACGAGCTGACGTGGGAGATGGCTTCGCGGTACCTGCCAGCGGACAAGGTGGCCGGGTATGTGGAGTACGAGCGGACGCAGCTGGGGGAGCACATGGCGATCCATATGCGGCCGGAGAGGTGGTTGTCTTCGGACATGGGCGCGGTGTGA
- a CDS encoding ribose-phosphate diphosphokinase — translation MSPKSGTPKKNLMLFSGRAHHELAEEVAKHLNVTITPQTAHTFANGELFVRFEESVRGTDAFVIQAHTTPINEYVMEQLIMVDALKRASAKRITVVMPFYPYARQDKKHKGREPISARLIADLFKTAGADRIMTVDLHTAQIQGFFDGPVDHLMAQSVLADHIKSTYGNADITVVSPDSGRVRLAEKWAQQLGDRPIAFIHKTRDPDKPNQAVANRVVGKVEGKLCVLIDDMIDTGGTIVKATEALLEEGAADVVIATTHGILSDPATERLSQCKAREVIVTNSLPIPEEKRFPGLTVLSIAPMLAEAIQQVFEDGSVTSLFDGNA, via the coding sequence ATGAGTCCGAAGTCAGGTACGCCGAAGAAGAATCTGATGCTCTTCTCCGGCCGTGCGCACCACGAGCTCGCGGAAGAGGTCGCCAAGCACCTCAACGTGACGATCACCCCGCAGACCGCGCACACGTTCGCCAACGGCGAGCTGTTCGTGCGGTTCGAGGAGTCGGTGCGCGGTACCGACGCGTTTGTGATCCAGGCGCACACCACGCCCATCAACGAGTACGTGATGGAGCAGCTGATCATGGTGGACGCGCTGAAGCGCGCGAGCGCCAAGCGGATCACCGTGGTCATGCCGTTCTATCCGTACGCCCGCCAGGACAAGAAGCACAAGGGCCGCGAGCCGATCTCGGCGCGGCTCATCGCGGACCTGTTCAAGACCGCGGGCGCGGACCGGATCATGACGGTCGACCTGCACACCGCGCAGATCCAGGGCTTCTTCGACGGCCCGGTCGACCACCTGATGGCGCAGTCGGTCCTCGCCGACCACATCAAGTCGACGTACGGCAACGCGGACATCACCGTTGTTTCGCCGGACTCGGGCCGCGTGCGCCTGGCGGAGAAGTGGGCGCAGCAGCTCGGCGACCGGCCGATCGCGTTCATCCACAAGACGCGCGACCCGGACAAGCCGAACCAGGCGGTGGCGAACCGCGTGGTCGGCAAGGTCGAGGGCAAGCTTTGCGTGCTGATCGACGACATGATCGACACCGGCGGCACGATCGTGAAGGCCACTGAGGCGTTGTTGGAAGAGGGAGCGGCGGACGTGGTCATCGCGACCACGCACGGCATCCTCTCCGACCCGGCGACTGAGCGGCTGTCGCAGTGCAAGGCGCGCGAGGTCATCGTGACGAACTCGCTGCCGATCCCGGAAGAGAAGCGCTTCCCGGGACTGACGGTGCTGTCCATCGCGCCGATGCTCGCGGAGGCCATCCAGCAGGTCTTCGAGGACGGCTCGGTCACCTCGCTGTTCGACGGCAACGCCTGA
- the glmU gene encoding bifunctional UDP-N-acetylglucosamine diphosphorylase/glucosamine-1-phosphate N-acetyltransferase GlmU — protein MSGPLSTLILAAGEGTRMRSSTPKVLHPIAGRPLVEHAVRAAAGLAPQHLVVVIGHGRDAVRAELDRVGQALGREVATAVQEEQKGTGHAVSCALAELPDGLTGTVVVSYGDVPLLDTETLESLRAEHTKAGNAVTVLTAEVADPTGYGRIVRGADGSVSAIVEHKDATPDQRAITEINSGVYAFDAAVLIDGLSRLSTDNAQGELYLTDVLGIAREDGKGVGALVVDDPWVTEGVNDRVQLSVLGAEYNRRIVRRWQREGVTVTDPNTTWIEADVTLSRDVLIEPNTQLKGRCSVGEGSVVGPDTTLTDVQIGAGASVVRVHGSGSELGDGVNVGPYTFLRPGTKLGAKGKLGAFVETKNAQIGTGTKVPHLTYVGDAIVGEHSNIGCSSVFVNYDGVAKHQTVVGSHVRLGADNTLVAPVRIGDGAYSGAGAVIRDDVPPGSLALSAGPQRTIEGWAVRRRPGTPAAEAAEAALAAQQQDTVVSESAAGTDGESPA, from the coding sequence GTGAGCGGCCCGCTGAGCACGCTGATCCTCGCTGCGGGTGAGGGCACCCGCATGCGTTCCTCCACTCCTAAGGTGTTGCACCCGATCGCCGGAAGGCCGCTGGTGGAACACGCAGTGCGCGCCGCCGCCGGCCTCGCGCCGCAGCATCTGGTGGTCGTGATCGGACACGGCCGCGACGCCGTGCGCGCCGAACTCGACCGGGTCGGGCAGGCGCTCGGCCGCGAGGTCGCCACCGCCGTGCAGGAAGAGCAGAAGGGCACCGGGCACGCCGTTTCGTGCGCGCTGGCCGAACTGCCGGACGGACTCACCGGCACCGTGGTCGTCAGCTACGGCGACGTCCCGCTGCTGGACACCGAAACCCTGGAGTCGCTCCGCGCCGAGCACACCAAGGCGGGCAACGCGGTCACCGTGCTCACCGCCGAGGTCGCCGACCCGACCGGATACGGCCGCATCGTCCGCGGCGCCGACGGCTCGGTCAGCGCGATCGTCGAGCACAAGGACGCGACGCCGGACCAGCGGGCGATCACCGAAATCAACTCCGGGGTGTACGCCTTCGACGCGGCCGTGCTGATCGACGGCCTGTCGCGGCTGTCCACCGACAACGCGCAGGGTGAGCTTTACCTCACCGACGTCCTCGGCATCGCGCGCGAGGACGGCAAGGGCGTCGGCGCGCTGGTGGTCGACGACCCGTGGGTCACCGAGGGCGTCAACGACCGCGTGCAGCTTTCGGTGCTCGGGGCCGAGTACAACCGCCGCATCGTGCGCCGCTGGCAGCGCGAAGGCGTCACGGTCACCGACCCGAACACCACCTGGATCGAGGCGGACGTCACGCTCTCCCGTGACGTGCTGATCGAGCCGAACACGCAGCTCAAGGGCCGTTGCTCGGTCGGCGAGGGCTCCGTTGTGGGCCCCGACACCACGCTCACCGACGTACAGATCGGCGCGGGCGCTTCGGTGGTCCGCGTACACGGTTCCGGCTCTGAGCTGGGCGACGGCGTGAATGTCGGTCCGTACACGTTCCTGCGGCCGGGCACGAAGCTCGGCGCGAAGGGCAAGCTGGGCGCGTTCGTCGAGACGAAGAACGCGCAAATCGGCACCGGAACCAAGGTGCCGCATCTCACTTATGTAGGCGACGCGATCGTCGGCGAGCACAGCAACATCGGCTGTTCCAGTGTGTTCGTGAACTACGACGGGGTGGCCAAGCACCAGACCGTTGTCGGTTCGCATGTCCGGCTTGGGGCGGACAACACGCTGGTCGCGCCGGTGCGGATCGGGGACGGCGCTTACAGTGGAGCCGGTGCGGTGATCCGCGACGACGTCCCGCCTGGCTCACTGGCGCTGTCGGCCGGTCCGCAGCGCACCATCGAAGGCTGGGCGGTCCGGCGCAGGCCGGGCACGCCCGCGGCGGAGGCAGCGGAAGCTGCTCTCGCCGCCCAGCAGCAGGACACCGTTGTGTCCGAGTCAGCAGCAGGAACCGACGGGGAGTCGCCAGCATGA